In the genome of Leptolyngbya subtilissima AS-A7, one region contains:
- the lpxA gene encoding acyl-ACP--UDP-N-acetylglucosamine O-acyltransferase, giving the protein MTTLIHPTAVVHEGAQVHPSVKIGPYAVIGEQVSIGPGTEIGAHAVIDGQTTIGSQNRIFPGAAIGLESQDLKYDGSMSRVVVGDNNLIREYVTINRATDAGAVTLVGSNCLLMAYSHVAHNCVVEDHVILANSVALAGHVYVESGARISGMVGVHQFVRVGRLVMIGGLSRIDRDVPPFTLVNGNPAEVRGLNQIGLQRAGLTADPQAYRELKQAYRLVYRSGISLSEAVSKLNQDESNDLVRHFSEFLRAAQQPDRRGLTPGRRRNKHSDDE; this is encoded by the coding sequence TTGACTACCCTGATTCATCCCACAGCAGTGGTTCACGAGGGTGCTCAGGTGCACCCCAGCGTCAAGATCGGCCCCTATGCGGTGATTGGTGAGCAGGTAAGCATTGGCCCTGGCACCGAAATTGGCGCTCACGCAGTGATTGATGGCCAAACAACAATTGGGTCCCAAAACCGAATTTTTCCTGGGGCGGCCATTGGTCTGGAGTCGCAGGATCTCAAGTACGACGGCTCGATGAGTCGGGTGGTGGTTGGCGACAACAACCTGATTCGGGAATACGTCACCATTAACCGAGCTACCGACGCCGGGGCAGTGACCCTAGTGGGCAGCAATTGCCTGCTGATGGCCTACTCCCACGTGGCCCACAACTGCGTGGTTGAGGATCACGTCATTCTCGCCAACTCAGTAGCGCTGGCTGGCCACGTGTATGTGGAGTCGGGTGCGCGAATTAGCGGCATGGTAGGCGTTCACCAGTTTGTGCGGGTTGGGCGGCTGGTGATGATTGGCGGGCTCAGCCGCATCGATCGCGACGTGCCGCCCTTTACCCTGGTCAACGGCAATCCGGCTGAGGTGCGGGGGCTCAATCAGATCGGCTTGCAGCGAGCGGGTCTCACCGCTGACCCCCAGGCCTATCGTGAACTGAAGCAGGCCTATCGGTTGGTCTATCGTTCGGGCATATCGCTCAGTGAAGCGGTGAGCAAACTCAATCAGGATGAGTCGAACGACTTGGTGCGGCACTTTAGTGAGTTCTTGCGGGCCGCCCAGCAGCCCGATCGCCGCGGATTGACTCCCGGCCGCCGCCGCAACAAGCACAGCGATGATGAGTAG